TGACCTCTTTTTGGCCCGTTTCAATCACCCAACGGATATCTCTTGATTGATGTAAGCGCTCTTCCCTGGGAAATGAGGAGTTTTCCATCATAGGCATCTTTACTTTTTAAGAAACCGCTAAACGATATCGTCCTTTCCTACGACGACTCTTGAGAACAGCCCTGCCTCCTCGGGTCGAAGATCGCTTTAAAAAACCATGGATCCGAGCTCGTTTTAAGCGGGATGGATGGAATGTACGTTTCACGCTGATAAATCTCCTTTTAATACAACTAAATATGGGTTAACCCGAATTTCTCATCATATTTCTACTGCTCTTGGCCAATTCCGCCTTGTCTCTGGGTGCAAACTCGGTCGGCCCTGTTCAACGTACTGTAAAGTACGCTTCACACGGCCTCGATCGTGCAACCTCCACTCCAAAGTGAACTCGGGCGGTCTCGCTCAAGAAATCTGACGAGAAACCCGGGT
This sequence is a window from Chlamydiota bacterium. Protein-coding genes within it:
- the rpmH gene encoding 50S ribosomal protein L34; translated protein: MKRTFHPSRLKRARIHGFLKRSSTRGGRAVLKSRRRKGRYRLAVS